In Candidatus Methylomirabilis tolerans, a single window of DNA contains:
- a CDS encoding glycosyltransferase, protein MEREPDTPSLKLLTHAQRNWEPTEQLQHSRLVITNPEVYRQKRTAAMQGDQERGSEPVSEDQPQIGPSSVAFFTICSKNFLAYARTLHDSLCVHYPNRPFFVALCDRLDNSIDITELPFEIIEIASLAIPDVEEMAQRYNITEFNTAIKPFVFNYIFTKRGIPTVVYLDPDILVVDRFTEMDQLLENDAEAILTPHILEPAEVAELHDQRLLLYGVYNLGFLALRHTPRVKKILEWWGRRLQYHCVIKLEEGLFVDQRWADLFPAFIPGTRILDHPGYNVAYWNLPQRRVVLRDGRWFANNQPLRFVHFSGHMLDDHRMFSRHTSEVTLGNIGDLQLLVKEYRRRVFANNHHFYRRLPYAFSWNGESGVNLHTPQSVAHPTQSGGEAFVAEEAVVQVTTQEVGPSGVAPAGGDFNVGAGHVTRFRWRHILTLAQVMSLVYHRYGGMNSLRRAWYAFRRYGLDHCKQKAVMLYRSYREERSARSQHVMRLPSSEPLQTNDPRPRLLYFDWAVPRVDHDSGSVTTMCLLDIFLRLGYRITYLPGDLRYDPPYGDTLTNMGIECVHYPAVTSVKQYLETNAKSFQLVVLCRGPVVGPWLKLIRAHAPNALLIFNTVDLHYVREQRQAELEGSTLALAQAERTKAVELNLIRNTDLTIVLSSEELYTVRNEIPDAPLCVLPLIVREVPGRRKPFEDRRDLIFIGGFRHEPNIDAVRYFVREIFPLIRRRLPDVRFHVVGSNPTGEVHALAKTEGVFVHGFVQDLSPILDGIKVAVAPLRFGAGIKGKIGKCLSYGVPTVATPMAVEGMGLRDHHNILVADTPAGFADAVEEAYTDRVLWEYLSDAGLTSVRDSFSSDALVHRVGAIVKSLEEGIRPVDSTYEIESFTAYAAHRARMEAEYARRYAFEASLLPAENGEFSTSGYCVMCGCETTFVTSFMYAHMSSSVGRMVPNWREHVACVKCKHVNRIRAAIHLLYQVAPISSDALIYVTEQVTPLYRWLRERYPLTQGSEYLGPAVELGALVDGVRNEDVTRLTFDSNSFDYVLTFDVLEHVPNFLRGVEEIYRVLKPGGLLLITVPFARDSRQNVIRAALDEKGEVVHRLPPEYHGNPIDSEHGALCFQYFGWEFLDQMRDVGFRKVHAVLYWSARCGYLGEGEQLLLTAERPLE, encoded by the coding sequence ATGGAACGAGAGCCCGATACGCCTTCCCTGAAGTTACTGACCCACGCTCAGCGGAACTGGGAACCGACGGAGCAATTGCAGCATTCCCGGCTTGTCATCACCAATCCCGAGGTGTATCGGCAAAAGAGGACCGCAGCCATGCAGGGTGACCAAGAACGAGGTAGCGAACCGGTCTCCGAGGACCAGCCACAGATAGGTCCTTCCAGCGTAGCCTTTTTCACGATATGCTCAAAGAACTTCCTTGCCTATGCTCGTACATTGCACGACTCGCTTTGCGTGCATTACCCCAATCGACCGTTTTTCGTGGCGCTGTGCGATCGGCTGGACAACAGCATAGATATAACGGAGCTCCCTTTCGAAATCATTGAGATTGCCTCCCTGGCTATTCCGGATGTGGAGGAGATGGCGCAACGCTACAACATCACGGAATTCAATACTGCGATTAAACCGTTCGTCTTCAACTACATTTTTACGAAACGCGGTATCCCAACGGTTGTGTATCTTGATCCGGATATCCTGGTCGTCGATCGCTTCACCGAGATGGATCAACTGCTCGAGAACGACGCAGAGGCGATTCTGACGCCGCATATTCTGGAGCCTGCTGAAGTTGCCGAGTTGCACGATCAGAGGCTGTTGCTGTATGGCGTGTACAATCTTGGATTTCTTGCGTTACGTCATACTCCGCGGGTTAAAAAGATTTTGGAGTGGTGGGGGCGGCGACTCCAATATCACTGCGTAATCAAGCTTGAAGAAGGATTGTTCGTCGATCAGAGGTGGGCCGATCTCTTCCCTGCTTTCATCCCGGGTACGCGGATATTAGACCATCCCGGCTATAACGTTGCGTATTGGAATCTGCCGCAGCGGCGGGTTGTCTTGCGAGATGGACGGTGGTTTGCCAACAATCAACCGCTGCGGTTCGTCCATTTCAGCGGGCACATGCTCGATGATCATCGGATGTTTTCACGTCACACTAGTGAGGTGACGCTTGGGAATATCGGCGATCTTCAGTTATTGGTAAAGGAATACCGGCGGCGTGTCTTTGCCAATAACCATCATTTCTATCGTAGACTTCCGTACGCGTTCAGTTGGAACGGCGAATCCGGTGTCAACCTGCACACGCCTCAGTCGGTTGCACACCCGACACAAAGCGGCGGCGAAGCCTTTGTTGCAGAGGAGGCTGTAGTACAGGTCACGACTCAAGAAGTCGGACCGTCCGGTGTTGCGCCGGCTGGTGGAGACTTTAACGTGGGGGCAGGTCATGTGACCAGATTCCGGTGGCGGCACATTCTCACTCTGGCGCAGGTCATGTCTCTCGTCTATCACCGTTATGGTGGCATGAACTCCCTGCGTCGCGCGTGGTACGCGTTTCGCCGGTACGGCCTTGATCACTGCAAGCAGAAGGCGGTTATGCTGTACCGTTCGTATCGGGAAGAGCGGTCAGCGCGGTCTCAACACGTGATGCGACTACCGAGTTCGGAGCCGCTTCAGACGAATGATCCCAGACCTCGACTGCTCTACTTCGACTGGGCAGTGCCAAGGGTTGATCACGACTCGGGGTCGGTCACAACGATGTGCTTGCTGGATATTTTCCTTCGCCTCGGTTATCGAATTACGTATCTGCCTGGCGACCTTCGTTATGACCCGCCCTATGGCGACACACTGACCAATATGGGAATCGAGTGCGTGCACTATCCGGCGGTGACCTCGGTGAAACAGTATCTTGAGACGAACGCCAAATCGTTTCAGCTCGTTGTCCTGTGCCGTGGTCCGGTGGTCGGTCCGTGGCTCAAGTTGATCCGAGCGCATGCACCGAATGCCCTCCTGATATTCAATACGGTCGACCTGCACTACGTCCGTGAGCAGCGACAGGCTGAACTGGAAGGATCAACCTTAGCGCTGGCACAGGCGGAACGGACCAAGGCTGTTGAGCTTAATCTGATTCGCAATACGGATCTGACTATTGTGCTGAGTTCTGAAGAGCTCTATACCGTCCGAAACGAGATTCCGGATGCGCCGCTTTGTGTGCTGCCGCTGATCGTCCGGGAGGTGCCGGGTCGTAGAAAACCGTTCGAAGACCGCCGTGATCTGATCTTTATCGGAGGCTTCAGGCACGAGCCCAACATCGATGCGGTCCGATATTTTGTGAGAGAGATATTCCCCCTTATACGGCGCCGGCTACCCGATGTCCGCTTTCACGTTGTTGGGTCGAATCCGACAGGCGAGGTACACGCGCTTGCAAAGACAGAGGGTGTATTCGTCCATGGTTTCGTGCAGGATCTGAGTCCCATCCTGGACGGCATCAAGGTCGCCGTGGCCCCGCTTCGGTTTGGGGCCGGCATCAAGGGCAAGATCGGGAAGTGTCTGTCCTATGGCGTGCCGACCGTGGCCACGCCGATGGCCGTGGAAGGCATGGGCCTGCGCGATCATCACAACATCCTGGTTGCCGATACGCCGGCGGGCTTTGCAGATGCCGTTGAGGAGGCATACACCGACCGCGTGCTGTGGGAGTATTTGAGCGACGCCGGCTTAACCTCTGTACGCGACAGCTTCTCGAGTGATGCCTTGGTGCACCGCGTGGGGGCTATTGTTAAGTCGTTAGAGGAGGGCATCAGGCCTGTGGACTCGACGTACGAGATCGAGAGCTTCACGGCATATGCTGCACATCGCGCCCGCATGGAAGCCGAATACGCGCGACGGTATGCGTTTGAGGCCTCTTTGCTTCCGGCTGAGAACGGCGAGTTTTCGACCTCCGGTTACTGCGTCATGTGCGGCTGTGAGACGACATTTGTCACGAGCTTTATGTATGCCCACATGTCCTCGTCGGTCGGACGGATGGTCCCCAATTGGCGAGAGCACGTGGCGTGCGTCAAGTGCAAGCACGTGAACCGTATCCGGGCCGCGATCCATCTGTTGTACCAGGTTGCGCCGATATCGTCGGACGCGCTCATTTACGTGACGGAGCAGGTCACGCCGTTGTATCGCTGGTTAAGGGAGCGCTATCCGCTGACGCAGGGCAGCGAATACCTCGGTCCAGCGGTCGAGCTCGGGGCGCTGGTAGATGGGGTCAGAAATGAGGATGTTACGCGACTCACATTCGACTCGAATTCATTCGACTATGTGCTGACGTTCGACGTGTTGGAACACGTTCCGAACTTCCTGCGCGGGGTTGAGGAGATCTATCGGGTTCTGAAACCAGGCGGCTTATTGTTGATAACCGTTCCATTTGCGCGGGATTCGCGACAGAACGTCATCCGTGCCGCGTTGGATGAGAAAGGGGAAGTCGTCCATCGCTTGCCACCCGAGTATCACGGCAATCCCATCGATTCGGAACACGGCGCGTTGTGTTTCCAATATTTCGGGTGGGAATTTCTTGATCAGATGCGCGATGTCGGGTTTCGAAAGGTTCACGCAGTCCTGTACTGGTCGGCGCGTTGCGGCTATCTGGGGGAAGGCGAGCAATTGTTGCTGACTGCCGAAAGGCCGCTGGAGTAA
- a CDS encoding PIN domain-containing protein, whose translation MSDLIFVDTNVLVYCRDADERDKQPRARAWLEALWRSRSGRISTQVLAEYYVTVTRKLDPGLSAERARADVVMLRVWRPAALDYGILEAAWTVQDRHRLAWWDALIVATAQRLGCSYLLSEDFQDRQRFEEIEVINPFLHVPEKTLSLP comes from the coding sequence ATGAGCGATCTGATCTTCGTTGACACGAATGTCCTCGTGTATTGTCGCGATGCCGACGAGCGGGATAAACAACCCCGCGCCCGCGCTTGGCTCGAAGCCCTCTGGCGTTCTCGATCGGGCCGCATCAGCACCCAGGTTCTCGCGGAATACTACGTAACGGTCACTCGTAAGCTCGATCCTGGCCTCAGTGCTGAGCGTGCCAGAGCGGACGTAGTGATGCTCCGGGTGTGGAGACCTGCTGCCCTCGATTATGGCATCCTGGAAGCGGCTTGGACCGTACAAGATCGGCATCGTCTTGCGTGGTGGGACGCGCTGATCGTAGCGACCGCGCAGCGTCTTGGCTGCAGCTATCTGCTGAGCGAGGATTTTCAGGATCGGCAACGGTTCGAAGAGATAGAAGTGATCAATCCCTTCCTGCATGTCCCGGAAAAGACCCTGAGCTTACCGTAA
- a CDS encoding glycosyltransferase has protein sequence MRILQVVHGFPPESIAGTERYCEAVVQCLLKRGHECVVLAGSGRDDTEATLAVSEQDGLLIARYRRAARRPYRWTDEYDADAERLVRRLLALVNPDVVHLHHWLHLTSNLAAICADLEIPVVITLHDVWTSCPRIYRIRPDDVFCEEPPATAPCLTCVERTSWQGDGETVRALTLRREIVEAELALAKVVMVPSEAHRRLILTLLDLPDDRVTVLPHGTFAALTGRKDHEENGAFPQRPLQIGHWGYLMHLKGTHLILEAVHRLRDPSSVHVHLIGSIVEPEYQQRLQELACGISVQFHGAYHPADLQAFDLDLAVFASIASESYSFALDEALCLGLPVIVSDRGALPERIGGAGLTFRVGDPDDLAQRLQDILDTPQMLNTMRRQIQPEKFFSMERHIAMLEKTYEDAVQSAQPRREPGTPYLKLIAHIQQQVQEREAALAVLQSRLAESERMCDEKEARLQQAAQALTEKETRLQQAEQALESLRVELESLRAELENLRRTPLFKLQAVLTKRSPR, from the coding sequence ATGCGGATCCTTCAGGTCGTCCACGGCTTTCCGCCGGAGTCGATTGCCGGGACGGAGAGATATTGCGAGGCCGTGGTCCAATGTCTATTGAAACGCGGGCATGAGTGTGTGGTCCTGGCCGGTTCAGGTCGTGACGATACGGAAGCGACCTTGGCGGTTTCCGAGCAGGACGGCTTGCTTATTGCCAGATACCGGCGGGCGGCGAGGCGACCGTACCGATGGACGGACGAGTATGACGCTGACGCAGAACGCCTTGTGCGGCGCCTGCTGGCTCTGGTGAACCCGGATGTGGTTCACCTTCACCACTGGTTGCACCTGACCAGTAACCTGGCGGCGATCTGTGCCGACTTAGAGATCCCGGTAGTGATCACGCTGCATGATGTCTGGACATCCTGTCCCCGCATTTATCGGATCCGTCCCGACGATGTGTTCTGCGAGGAACCGCCGGCTACTGCGCCATGCCTTACCTGCGTCGAGCGTACCTCATGGCAAGGCGACGGGGAGACAGTTCGGGCGCTCACGCTGCGCCGAGAGATCGTAGAGGCCGAACTGGCGCTGGCCAAAGTGGTGATGGTGCCGTCCGAGGCGCATCGTCGCCTGATCTTGACGTTGCTCGATCTACCGGATGACCGTGTGACCGTTCTTCCTCACGGTACGTTTGCGGCGCTCACGGGCCGCAAGGATCATGAGGAGAATGGGGCATTTCCTCAGAGGCCGTTGCAAATCGGCCATTGGGGCTATCTCATGCACCTGAAAGGCACCCACCTAATCCTGGAGGCGGTTCACAGGTTACGCGATCCGTCAAGCGTCCACGTCCACTTGATCGGAAGCATAGTGGAGCCGGAGTACCAGCAGAGGCTCCAGGAGCTTGCCTGCGGCATCTCGGTTCAGTTCCACGGCGCATACCACCCCGCCGACTTGCAAGCGTTTGATCTTGATCTTGCGGTGTTCGCCTCAATCGCTAGCGAGTCCTATTCATTCGCGCTGGATGAGGCGTTGTGTCTCGGGCTCCCTGTTATCGTGTCGGATAGGGGCGCTCTGCCAGAGCGGATCGGAGGTGCGGGATTGACCTTTCGAGTTGGGGACCCGGACGATCTGGCCCAACGGCTTCAGGACATTCTGGATACGCCACAGATGTTGAATACGATGCGCCGACAGATCCAACCCGAAAAGTTCTTTTCGATGGAGAGGCATATCGCCATGTTGGAGAAGACCTACGAAGACGCCGTTCAAAGCGCTCAACCGAGGCGGGAGCCTGGGACGCCTTACCTGAAGTTGATCGCCCACATACAACAGCAGGTCCAGGAGCGCGAGGCGGCACTGGCGGTTCTTCAGTCACGTCTTGCGGAAAGCGAGCGGATGTGCGATGAGAAGGAGGCACGCCTGCAGCAGGCAGCACAGGCTCTGACGGAAAAGGAGACACGCCTGCAGCAGGCGGAGCAGGCTCTGGAATCTCTTCGGGTAGAGCTGGAATCTCTTCGGGCAGAGCTGGAGAATCTTCGCCGGACACCCTTGTTCAAGTTGCAGGCAGTACTGACGAAACGATCGCCACGGTAA
- a CDS encoding NAD-dependent epimerase/dehydratase family protein, whose translation MRVLVTGGAGFIGSHVVDALIREGHDVAVVDDLSMGKREQVHPAARFYRVDIRDRQALEEVFRAERPEAVNHHAAQGNLRRSMSEPSFDASVNIVGSLVLVELSLAYKVKKFINISSGGAVYGEPQRLPVDEIHPIRPASVYGVSKYAVEQYLRLFDGSGLDYTILRYANVYGPRQNPAGEAGVVAIFSRQMLAGERPTIFGDGTKTRDYVYVDDVVGANLLAMTETHAAGRSYNVGLGREVSDRQIFELIRRAVGVTVEPILASKRPGEIDRICLDASLANAELGWEPTIFLEEGISRSVVFYRADGSHRAQESR comes from the coding sequence ATGAGAGTGCTGGTAACGGGCGGGGCCGGTTTTATCGGATCGCATGTCGTAGACGCCTTGATCAGGGAGGGCCATGACGTTGCGGTGGTCGACGATCTCTCGATGGGTAAACGAGAGCAGGTCCATCCTGCGGCGCGCTTTTACCGGGTAGACATTCGTGACCGTCAGGCACTGGAGGAGGTCTTTCGAGCCGAGCGCCCGGAGGCGGTCAACCATCACGCAGCCCAGGGCAATCTGCGCCGGTCGATGAGCGAACCGTCGTTTGATGCCTCCGTGAACATTGTCGGCTCGCTCGTGCTGGTTGAACTTTCTCTCGCCTACAAGGTCAAGAAATTCATTAATATCTCGTCTGGGGGAGCAGTCTATGGCGAACCCCAGCGGCTTCCGGTCGACGAGATCCATCCGATCCGTCCGGCATCTGTGTACGGGGTGAGTAAGTATGCCGTCGAGCAGTACCTGCGCCTCTTCGATGGGTCCGGGTTGGACTACACGATCCTGCGGTACGCCAATGTCTACGGTCCCCGGCAGAATCCCGCCGGGGAGGCCGGTGTCGTGGCGATCTTCAGCCGCCAGATGCTCGCCGGTGAGCGTCCGACGATTTTCGGCGACGGCACCAAGACCCGAGATTACGTCTATGTTGATGACGTTGTTGGGGCGAACCTCCTGGCGATGACCGAGACGCACGCTGCAGGCCGAAGTTATAATGTAGGTCTGGGGCGCGAGGTAAGCGACCGGCAGATCTTTGAGCTGATACGCAGGGCGGTGGGGGTCACGGTGGAGCCGATTCTGGCGTCGAAACGTCCTGGGGAGATCGACAGGATCTGCCTGGATGCTTCGTTGGCCAACGCAGAGTTAGGCTGGGAGCCGACTATTTTCCTTGAAGAGGGAATCTCACGAAGTGTGGTGTTTTATCGGGCGGATGGGTCCCATCGCGCACAGGAAAGCCGTTGA
- a CDS encoding type II toxin-antitoxin system VapC family toxin, which yields MKFVLGSDVLIDLFAGYEPAGSVIPHLLEMDLAATTAITAYELHSGASRASDRQHLHDFLATLIILPVDVQSARRAGAVDLSLRRQGQPINPGDNLIAGICLVRDLALVTRNVSHFRRVADLKVVTLADLFG from the coding sequence GTGAAGTTCGTTCTGGGCAGCGATGTCCTGATCGACCTGTTCGCCGGATACGAGCCTGCCGGCTCAGTCATTCCACACTTGCTGGAGATGGACTTGGCGGCTACGACGGCAATCACGGCCTATGAGTTGCACTCCGGCGCTTCTCGTGCAAGTGATCGACAGCACCTCCACGACTTCCTGGCGACACTGATAATTCTTCCCGTAGACGTTCAGTCGGCGCGACGCGCTGGGGCTGTCGATCTTTCGCTCAGGCGTCAAGGCCAACCGATCAATCCGGGCGACAATCTCATCGCCGGGATATGCCTAGTCCGCGATTTAGCCTTGGTCACTCGAAATGTCAGCCACTTCCGCCGGGTCGCCGACTTGAAAGTAGTCACATTAGCGGATCTTTTCGGTTAA
- the rfbD gene encoding dTDP-4-dehydrorhamnose reductase, with protein MTTLLIGADGQLGSELRQAFGSHDLVPLTHADFELTDPGQVRETVRTYRPDLILNTAAYHRVDECEDFPERAVAVNTIAVRDLAVVAKEIGAIFVHFSTDYVFDGRKRTPYQETDSPGPLSAYATSKLAGEYFVRATLPQHFVIRTCGLYGAAGRRTKIGNFVETMLRLAREGREIRVVGDQIVTPTSAKELARKVGQLVETGAYGLYHITNHGECSWYQFASAIFEMAGLHPRLQETTAIAFGAPARRPAYSVLDNANLRSLGLDDLRYWRDALADYLAERKGLHGKG; from the coding sequence ATGACCACGCTGCTGATCGGGGCTGACGGGCAGTTGGGGAGCGAGTTGCGGCAGGCGTTCGGCAGCCACGATTTAGTCCCACTGACCCACGCTGATTTCGAACTGACCGACCCGGGTCAAGTGCGGGAGACCGTGCGCACATACCGGCCCGATCTGATCCTGAATACCGCCGCCTATCATCGGGTCGATGAGTGCGAAGACTTTCCCGAACGCGCTGTTGCCGTCAATACGATTGCGGTGAGAGATCTCGCTGTCGTCGCCAAGGAGATTGGAGCGATTTTCGTCCATTTCAGCACCGACTACGTCTTCGACGGCAGAAAGCGGACTCCCTATCAGGAGACCGATTCGCCCGGACCGTTGAGCGCATACGCGACCTCGAAGCTAGCCGGCGAGTACTTCGTCAGAGCGACGTTGCCGCAGCACTTCGTGATACGAACCTGCGGGCTGTACGGCGCGGCAGGCAGGCGCACCAAAATAGGGAATTTTGTCGAGACGATGCTCCGCCTGGCTCGGGAAGGGCGGGAGATTCGGGTAGTGGGAGACCAGATCGTGACCCCTACGAGCGCCAAGGAGCTGGCCCGCAAGGTTGGACAACTCGTCGAAACCGGCGCGTACGGTCTCTATCACATCACGAACCATGGAGAATGTTCATGGTACCAGTTTGCGTCGGCGATTTTTGAGATGGCCGGCCTCCACCCCCGCTTGCAGGAGACGACCGCCATCGCCTTCGGCGCTCCCGCCAGGCGCCCCGCCTACTCCGTCCTTGACAATGCGAATCTGCGATCGCTCGGTCTCGATGATCTGCGGTACTGGCGTGATGCCCTGGCCGACTACCTGGCCGAGCGCAAGGGCCTGCACGGTAAGGGGTGA
- a CDS encoding glycosyltransferase family 2 protein: MTDPRVAVGVINYGDYRHLPACLDSVKRQTLPPQRIILVDNQSQADEVGRISRAYPEVRILSMQDNLGYSGGANRIIREARRDEDIFLLNPDVVLDQRHLEELVQAMRSNSGAGAAGGKLLLGDSDVAGRPNDDAPRRLDTTGHLIFRTRRIIDRGHGESDVGQYDRPEEIFSICGAAVLYRRSMLEDVRIDGECFDEDFFAYKEDVDICWRAQLFGWTALYHPAATAYHLRGWKRGDDRRRVPWLRKYHSFKNHVLMMIKNELPALLRRDLLPIFWLGTCAMAYVTLAEPALWKAALDLTRYWPKARRKRHIIMARRRASADRMGRWFV; the protein is encoded by the coding sequence GTGACTGATCCACGGGTGGCGGTGGGGGTCATCAACTACGGTGATTACCGACACCTGCCCGCCTGCCTGGACAGCGTCAAGCGGCAGACACTGCCGCCCCAGCGGATCATCCTGGTCGACAACCAGAGTCAAGCCGATGAGGTCGGGCGTATCAGCAGGGCCTATCCGGAAGTGCGGATCCTGTCGATGCAGGACAATCTGGGGTACAGCGGCGGAGCCAATCGTATTATCCGCGAGGCGAGAAGGGACGAGGATATCTTCTTACTCAACCCGGATGTGGTGCTCGATCAACGGCATCTGGAGGAGCTGGTTCAGGCGATGCGATCGAATTCCGGGGCAGGCGCGGCGGGCGGCAAGCTTCTTTTGGGTGATTCCGATGTCGCGGGCAGACCGAACGATGACGCGCCGCGGCGACTTGATACCACTGGTCACCTGATCTTCCGAACTCGGCGGATTATCGACCGGGGCCATGGCGAATCGGATGTGGGCCAGTATGACAGACCCGAGGAGATCTTCAGTATCTGTGGAGCGGCGGTCTTGTATCGCAGGTCAATGCTCGAGGATGTCCGAATCGACGGAGAGTGCTTCGACGAGGACTTTTTCGCCTACAAGGAGGACGTCGATATCTGTTGGCGGGCTCAGTTGTTCGGATGGACCGCGCTCTACCACCCGGCGGCAACCGCCTATCATCTGAGGGGATGGAAGCGCGGCGATGATCGGCGGCGCGTCCCCTGGCTCCGGAAATATCACTCCTTCAAGAATCATGTGTTGATGATGATCAAAAATGAACTTCCGGCCCTGTTGCGGCGGGATTTGCTGCCGATCTTCTGGCTGGGGACGTGCGCCATGGCCTATGTGACTCTCGCGGAGCCTGCGCTGTGGAAGGCGGCATTGGATCTGACGCGGTATTGGCCCAAGGCTCGTCGTAAGCGACATATCATTATGGCGCGCCGCCGCGCCTCAGCGGACCGGATGGGTCGCTGGTTCGTGTAG
- a CDS encoding glycosyltransferase, translating into MMLAEANVALIHDWLTGMRGGERCLESFCELFPKADIFTLLHIPGSVSQTIEERRIRTSVIQTLPYSATCYRYYLPLFPWAVEQFTLDGYDLILSSSHCVAKGIKPPPQTLHLAYLYTPMRYIWDMQDAYVAAGRMGPVSRLILPAVAERLRRWDVTVNARVDHFIAISYYVADRIRRHYGREAAVIYPPVETARFHIAERTDDYYLVAGAFAPYKRIDLAIEAFNRLRRRLVIVGEGQERSRLRHMAGPTIEFLGWRSDREVADLLSRCRALVFPGEEDFGILPVEAMACGRPVIAYGKGGVTETVIPLDRSTLNAQRSELKDSLNLEPGTQNLEHGTPTGIFFYEQTVEALVQAVDLFERSSDRFDPEALRAHAFTFDRSIFEKRIASYIGERLEEWKRGGRRRRPC; encoded by the coding sequence ATGATGTTGGCTGAGGCAAATGTTGCGCTGATTCACGATTGGCTGACGGGAATGCGTGGCGGAGAGCGCTGCCTGGAGTCGTTCTGTGAACTGTTTCCAAAAGCAGACATCTTTACCCTGCTACACATACCGGGAAGCGTATCACAGACCATCGAAGAACGGCGGATCCGAACGTCGGTTATTCAGACGCTACCGTATTCCGCGACCTGCTATCGTTACTATCTTCCGCTTTTCCCATGGGCTGTCGAGCAGTTTACGCTCGACGGGTATGACCTGATCCTTTCCAGCAGTCACTGTGTGGCGAAGGGGATTAAGCCCCCACCTCAGACGCTTCATCTCGCGTACCTGTATACCCCGATGCGGTATATCTGGGACATGCAGGATGCCTATGTGGCCGCCGGCCGGATGGGGCCGGTATCCAGATTGATACTGCCTGCTGTCGCCGAACGCTTACGGCGGTGGGATGTCACAGTGAACGCCAGAGTTGATCACTTCATTGCCATTTCATATTATGTAGCGGATCGTATCCGCCGCCATTACGGCCGGGAGGCTGCGGTGATCTATCCTCCCGTCGAGACCGCGCGCTTTCATATCGCCGAACGGACGGATGATTACTACCTGGTGGCCGGGGCCTTTGCCCCCTATAAGCGGATCGATCTGGCGATCGAGGCCTTTAACCGCCTGCGGCGACGCCTGGTGATCGTGGGTGAGGGACAGGAGAGGAGTCGTCTGCGGCACATGGCAGGTCCTACTATCGAGTTTCTTGGGTGGCGATCCGATCGCGAGGTCGCCGACCTTCTCAGCCGCTGCCGTGCGCTGGTCTTTCCGGGTGAAGAAGACTTCGGCATTCTCCCCGTAGAAGCTATGGCCTGTGGACGGCCGGTCATTGCGTACGGGAAGGGTGGTGTGACGGAAACGGTCATTCCGTTGGATCGTTCAACGCTCAACGCTCAACGTTCAGAGTTAAAAGACTCTCTGAACCTCGAACCCGGAACCCAGAACCTTGAACATGGCACTCCCACCGGCATTTTTTTCTACGAACAGACCGTTGAGGCGTTGGTCCAGGCCGTCGATCTTTTCGAGCGCTCATCTGATCGATTCGACCCGGAGGCGCTTCGTGCACATGCCTTCACCTTTGATCGCTCGATCTTCGAAAAACGGATCGCGAGCTATATTGGTGAACGCCTTGAGGAATGGAAGCGTGGGGGGCGCCGTCGCCGGCCATGCTGA